In bacterium (Candidatus Blackallbacteria) CG13_big_fil_rev_8_21_14_2_50_49_14, the following are encoded in one genomic region:
- a CDS encoding ATP-binding protein, whose protein sequence is MTETRAPLSLHQRLGRGFALALLLLLGLQYLSVEWAMRHLTQNYLVSRLEHDQETLLLALDFQVGGILLLDSSRVSPTFQRPYSGHYYLIQSLSLSLASRSFWNHPIEPTWLEAGESRVSRWADGPAGQPLLLLSRGFEKQGQPFTLTVAEDLSPLERQLARFRWLYASVSLGMLLLLLALQRLLLRLGLRPLSQLEHEIQALEKGQVQHLSVGVPRELSSLVLAFNRLLKQMQARLQRSRESLGDLSHALKRPLTRIYQLLETRPWPELEHEAQTLHHLIEQELQRARMAGASPPGQSQSLAEILDELLPVLKALYAERELSFVVDVPRELRIGMDREDLLECLGNLLDNACKWARSQIQVLGQIQAEGWVLEICDDGPGCPSEQLMQLTQRGVRADEQTPGHGLGLAIARRIVESYGGKLMLENTAPGFCVRIAWV, encoded by the coding sequence TTGACTGAAACACGCGCTCCTCTCTCTCTGCACCAGCGTTTGGGACGGGGCTTTGCCCTGGCCTTGCTTTTGCTTTTGGGCTTGCAGTATTTGAGCGTGGAATGGGCCATGCGGCATTTAACCCAAAACTATTTGGTTTCGCGTTTGGAACACGATCAGGAAACGCTGCTGCTGGCCCTCGATTTTCAAGTGGGGGGTATTCTCCTATTGGATTCCAGTCGCGTCAGCCCGACCTTTCAACGCCCCTATTCGGGCCATTATTATCTGATTCAGTCACTCAGCTTGAGCCTGGCCTCACGTTCGTTTTGGAACCATCCGATCGAGCCGACCTGGCTGGAGGCCGGTGAAAGCCGCGTTTCCCGTTGGGCCGATGGGCCAGCGGGTCAACCGCTGTTGCTCTTGAGCCGGGGCTTTGAAAAACAGGGGCAACCTTTTACCCTGACGGTGGCTGAAGATCTCAGTCCCCTGGAGCGTCAACTTGCCCGTTTTCGTTGGCTCTACGCCAGTGTCTCTTTGGGCATGCTCTTGCTTTTATTGGCCCTGCAGCGCCTGCTGCTGCGCTTGGGTCTGCGCCCTTTGTCCCAATTGGAGCATGAAATTCAGGCGCTTGAAAAAGGCCAGGTTCAGCACCTGAGCGTGGGGGTGCCACGCGAACTCAGTTCCCTGGTGCTGGCTTTCAATCGCCTTTTGAAACAGATGCAGGCCCGTTTACAGCGTTCGCGTGAATCGCTGGGGGATCTTTCCCACGCCCTGAAACGCCCCCTGACTCGGATTTACCAATTGCTTGAAACCCGCCCCTGGCCTGAACTCGAACATGAAGCCCAGACGCTCCATCACCTGATTGAGCAGGAACTGCAACGGGCCCGTATGGCGGGGGCCAGTCCACCCGGACAGTCCCAGTCTCTGGCCGAGATCTTGGACGAGCTTCTGCCGGTTTTGAAAGCTCTCTATGCCGAACGAGAGCTGAGTTTTGTTGTCGATGTTCCAAGGGAGCTGCGGATAGGCATGGATCGCGAAGACCTGCTCGAATGTCTCGGAAACTTACTCGACAATGCCTGCAAATGGGCCCGCTCCCAGATCCAGGTGCTGGGGCAGATCCAGGCTGAAGGCTGGGTTTTGGAAATTTGCGATGATGGGCCCGGTTGCCCTTCCGAACAGTTGATGCAACTGACCCAGCGGGGGGTGCGGGCTGATGAGCAGACCCCTGGACATGGCCTGGGGCTGGCGATTGCACGTCGGATTGTCGAAAGTTACGGCGGGAAGCTGATGCTTGAAAATACGGCTCCCGGTTTTTGTGTGCGGATTGCCTGGGTTTAA
- a CDS encoding DNA-binding response regulator — protein MRLLLVEDDAALAEALRSGLEQAGYAVDWSEQAQDADWLVRQNLYEAVILDLGLPDRPGLELLKDWRQRKLDLPVLILTARGAWFEKVEGFKAGADDYLAKPFHSEELLVRLQALIRRHHRLPQGQLQVGDLVLDENRQEVWQAGSPVVLTGQEFRLLRVLMLHPGQVLSKQQLGEQLYDFDQEVDSNTLEVFIARLRQKIGRERIQTRRGQGYRFD, from the coding sequence ATGCGCCTGCTTTTGGTAGAGGACGACGCAGCGCTGGCCGAGGCGCTGCGTTCGGGCCTGGAACAGGCAGGCTATGCAGTGGATTGGTCAGAGCAAGCCCAGGATGCCGATTGGCTGGTGCGCCAGAATCTTTACGAGGCCGTGATTCTCGATTTGGGCTTGCCCGATCGCCCAGGCTTGGAGCTGCTCAAAGACTGGCGTCAGCGCAAACTGGATCTGCCTGTTTTGATCCTGACTGCGCGGGGGGCTTGGTTTGAAAAGGTTGAAGGCTTCAAAGCCGGGGCCGATGATTATCTTGCCAAACCCTTTCACAGTGAAGAACTTCTGGTCAGGCTTCAGGCTTTGATCCGGCGACATCACCGCCTGCCGCAGGGGCAGTTGCAGGTGGGCGATCTGGTTTTGGATGAGAACCGCCAGGAGGTCTGGCAGGCGGGTTCCCCGGTGGTTCTGACAGGACAGGAGTTTCGCCTGTTGCGGGTCTTGATGCTGCATCCGGGGCAAGTTCTCTCCAAACAGCAATTGGGAGAGCAGCTCTACGACTTTGATCAGGAAGTCGACAGCAATACCCTTGAGGTTTTTATTGCCCGTCTGCGTCAGAAAATTGGCCGTGAGCGGATTCAAACCCGTCGCGGACAGGGCTATCGCTTTGACTGA
- the atpE gene encoding ATP synthase F0 subunit C, which yields MEPLALIAAVSIFTAGLTIAIGGYGSSRGEGEALAKAIEAVSRQPESANEITRLFFIGAAIVESVAIYALVIALIILFANPFLGLFVK from the coding sequence ATGGAACCCCTGGCCCTGATTGCTGCAGTTTCGATTTTTACGGCTGGCCTGACGATTGCGATCGGAGGCTATGGCTCCTCACGTGGGGAGGGAGAAGCCTTGGCCAAAGCGATTGAGGCGGTTTCGCGCCAGCCTGAATCGGCCAACGAAATTACCCGTTTGTTTTTTATTGGCGCGGCGATTGTTGAATCGGTCGCGATTTATGCGTTGGTGATAGCCCTGATCATTCTCTTTGCAAACCCTTTTCTGGGTTTGTTTGTGAAATAG
- a CDS encoding 2-oxoglutarate ferredoxin oxidoreductase subunit beta produces MSETVTPSKPAPKTNRIGLTRDDYKGGPTTLCPGCGHNAISNHIIQAAYEAGVDPFTLGKFSGIGCSSKTPAYFISKAHAFNSAHGRMPSIATGALLANHKLVGLAVSGDGDTASIGMGQFAHLIRRNLDMVYIIENNGVYGLTKGQFSATADEGSVLKKGSENPFEAIDLCGLAVELGCGFVARSFSGDKKQLVPLIQAAFSHKGTAVIDVISPCVTFNDHEGSTRSYDYVKDHDKPLQEIDFIPYYEEIQVDYEAGNVIDVKLHDGSHLALKKLDRDYDPTSKLEALRLVHESREDKHLLTGLIYHNPNKPSFEQLLNLPETPIWSLGESELRLSEEQFNGIMQSMMG; encoded by the coding sequence ATGTCTGAAACAGTAACCCCCTCTAAACCCGCTCCCAAAACCAATCGCATCGGCTTGACCCGCGATGATTATAAGGGCGGCCCCACGACTCTTTGTCCGGGTTGTGGTCACAATGCCATTTCCAACCATATTATCCAGGCCGCTTATGAGGCCGGCGTAGATCCCTTTACCCTGGGTAAATTCAGTGGGATTGGCTGCTCCAGCAAAACCCCCGCTTATTTTATTTCCAAGGCCCATGCCTTTAACTCAGCCCATGGCCGCATGCCGTCAATTGCCACCGGCGCGCTCTTGGCCAATCACAAGCTGGTCGGCCTGGCTGTCAGCGGAGATGGCGATACTGCGAGTATCGGCATGGGGCAGTTTGCCCACTTGATCCGCCGCAACCTGGACATGGTGTATATCATTGAAAACAACGGCGTTTATGGTCTGACCAAAGGTCAGTTCTCTGCCACCGCTGATGAAGGCTCTGTGCTCAAAAAAGGCAGCGAAAATCCCTTTGAAGCGATTGACCTCTGTGGTCTGGCCGTGGAATTGGGCTGCGGCTTTGTTGCGCGTTCTTTCTCCGGCGATAAAAAGCAATTGGTGCCTTTGATTCAGGCCGCTTTCTCACACAAGGGAACCGCTGTGATTGACGTGATCAGCCCCTGTGTGACCTTCAATGACCATGAAGGTTCTACCCGCAGCTATGACTACGTCAAAGACCACGACAAACCTTTGCAGGAAATCGACTTTATTCCCTATTATGAAGAGATTCAGGTCGATTATGAAGCGGGCAATGTGATTGATGTCAAACTGCACGATGGTTCACATCTGGCCCTGAAAAAGCTCGATCGCGATTATGATCCCACCAGCAAGCTGGAAGCCCTGCGTCTGGTGCATGAATCCCGCGAAGACAAGCATCTGCTGACAGGCTTGATTTATCACAATCCGAACAAGCCCTCCTTTGAGCAGTTACTGAATCTGCCCGAAACCCCAATCTGGAGTTTGGGCGAAAGCGAACTGCGTCTGAGCGAAGAGCAGTTCAATGGCATTATGCAGAGCATGATGGGCTAA
- a CDS encoding 2-oxoacid:acceptor oxidoreductase subunit alpha: protein MNPQINDVNIQIATVNGTGSQSANLILMRSIFNMGIPVAAKNLFPSNIAGLPTWYTIRAHHKGYQASKQDIDFMVIMNPDTVYSDIRGLRPGAVLIHDVGMKLDHALREDHINYGIPFNTLVNQATDNVKLKKKVINMIYVGVLAHLLDLDPAAVDKAVRKQFGKKEKVVELNARAIEVGRAWAAENLEKKDPFKLEAMDATSDKILIEGNTASALGALMGGCTFLSWYPITPSSSVCETLISYFEKYRKDPATGANLFASVQAEDEIAAIGMILGAGWAGARSMTATSGPGISLMSELAGYGYYTEIPAVIVDVQRMGPSTGLPTRTSQGDLLSTYYLSHGDTQHPLLFPSSMEECYEMGQQSFDLAEQLQTPVFVMSELDLGMNTWMSKPFNYPTQPYARGKVLDAEALSKVADFGRYADVDGDGVPYRTLPGTRHEKAPYFTRGSGHDAQARYSEKPEDWQAGMERLLRKLDTARQLVPAPVLKLAEQPSEMGLIYYGSTRWPLEEALDLLAEQGIKPDCLRIRALPAQAEVEEFIAKHPHTYVVEQNRDGQMARILGATFPALAARLRSILHFDGSFLDARTIVSQLLKLEKGSELAHV, encoded by the coding sequence ATGAATCCACAAATCAACGATGTCAATATTCAGATTGCCACCGTCAACGGAACAGGCAGTCAATCCGCCAATTTGATCCTGATGCGCTCGATTTTCAATATGGGAATTCCCGTCGCAGCCAAGAATCTTTTCCCTTCCAATATCGCTGGTTTGCCCACCTGGTACACGATCCGTGCCCACCACAAGGGCTATCAGGCCAGCAAACAAGACATTGACTTCATGGTGATCATGAATCCCGATACGGTTTACAGCGATATCCGTGGCCTGCGCCCCGGTGCTGTACTGATTCACGATGTCGGCATGAAACTTGACCATGCCCTGCGTGAAGACCATATCAACTACGGTATTCCCTTCAATACCCTGGTGAACCAGGCCACTGACAATGTCAAGCTCAAGAAAAAAGTGATCAATATGATCTATGTGGGGGTTCTGGCCCATCTGCTCGACCTGGATCCTGCCGCCGTTGACAAAGCGGTGCGTAAACAGTTTGGCAAGAAAGAAAAAGTAGTTGAACTCAATGCCCGCGCAATTGAAGTCGGCCGTGCCTGGGCCGCTGAAAATCTTGAGAAAAAAGATCCCTTCAAGCTTGAGGCCATGGACGCCACTTCTGATAAGATTCTGATTGAAGGCAATACCGCTTCTGCCCTGGGTGCGCTGATGGGTGGCTGTACTTTTCTTTCTTGGTACCCGATTACTCCTTCCAGCAGTGTTTGCGAAACCCTGATCAGCTATTTTGAAAAATACCGCAAAGACCCCGCCACAGGCGCCAACCTCTTTGCCTCTGTGCAGGCAGAAGATGAAATTGCCGCGATTGGCATGATTCTCGGCGCTGGTTGGGCCGGTGCCCGTTCCATGACCGCCACATCAGGCCCTGGCATTTCGCTGATGTCTGAACTGGCGGGCTATGGCTACTATACTGAAATTCCCGCCGTGATCGTTGATGTTCAGCGCATGGGCCCCAGCACAGGCTTGCCCACCCGCACCTCTCAAGGCGATTTGCTCTCGACCTATTATCTCTCCCATGGCGATACCCAGCACCCGCTGCTTTTCCCCAGCTCGATGGAAGAGTGCTATGAAATGGGACAGCAGTCCTTTGACCTGGCTGAGCAACTGCAAACTCCGGTTTTTGTGATGAGTGAGCTGGATTTGGGCATGAATACCTGGATGAGCAAACCCTTCAACTATCCCACCCAACCCTATGCCCGTGGCAAGGTCTTGGATGCCGAAGCCCTGAGCAAGGTTGCAGATTTTGGCCGTTATGCCGATGTGGATGGCGATGGGGTTCCCTATCGTACTCTGCCCGGCACGCGCCATGAAAAAGCCCCTTATTTTACCCGCGGATCGGGCCATGATGCCCAGGCCAGATACAGTGAAAAACCTGAAGACTGGCAAGCCGGTATGGAGCGCCTGCTGCGCAAGCTGGATACGGCACGTCAGTTGGTGCCTGCTCCCGTACTGAAATTGGCAGAGCAGCCTTCTGAAATGGGTTTGATCTACTACGGTTCTACCCGTTGGCCGCTGGAAGAAGCTCTGGATTTGCTCGCGGAACAAGGCATCAAGCCTGATTGTCTGCGAATTCGCGCTTTGCCCGCCCAGGCTGAAGTGGAAGAGTTTATCGCCAAACACCCCCATACCTATGTGGTGGAACAGAACCGCGATGGCCAGATGGCCCGGATTCTGGGCGCGACTTTCCCGGCCTTGGCCGCCCGCCTGCGTTCGATTTTACACTTCGACGGCTCTTTCCTGGATGCCCGTACGATTGTGTCTCAATTGCTGAAACTTGAAAAAGGAAGTGAACTGGCTCATGTCTGA
- a CDS encoding cyclopropane-fatty-acyl-phospholipid synthase: MKQQVNGATVSEIQAHYDLSNAFYALWLDQHLIYSAALWDASQAEQTLEQAQMAKLDYHLRQLRCEQAEHVLEIGCGWGAGLQAFLRFSQIQSVVGLTLSQAQQTYIEQWALPRASVALISWADYLPAQPLDAILSIGAFEHFARPGLSSAEKQAIYTRFFQTCSDWLKPGGRLALQTIAYGAVEPALQAKISELNQGVFPGSELPVLREVLAAAEPSLELIQLRNDRLDYAKTCQHWRSRLRAAKTRIETEYCPEWYKAYQHYLIGAETGFRLGHLHLYRISFEKPKQKF, encoded by the coding sequence TTGAAACAACAGGTAAACGGCGCGACAGTTTCAGAAATACAGGCGCACTATGATCTCAGCAATGCGTTCTACGCGCTTTGGCTGGATCAGCACTTGATTTATTCCGCTGCGCTTTGGGATGCCTCGCAAGCAGAGCAAACCCTGGAGCAGGCCCAGATGGCGAAATTGGACTACCATCTGCGGCAGCTTCGGTGTGAACAGGCTGAGCATGTTCTGGAGATTGGCTGTGGCTGGGGAGCGGGTTTGCAGGCCTTTCTTCGTTTTTCACAGATTCAGTCGGTGGTGGGCCTGACCCTGAGTCAGGCGCAGCAAACATATATTGAGCAATGGGCTTTGCCCCGTGCCTCGGTAGCGCTGATCTCTTGGGCAGATTATCTGCCGGCCCAACCCCTGGATGCCATTCTTTCGATCGGTGCGTTTGAGCATTTTGCCCGCCCTGGCCTGTCTTCGGCTGAAAAACAGGCGATTTATACCCGATTTTTTCAGACCTGTTCGGACTGGCTTAAACCAGGGGGCCGTCTGGCCCTGCAGACCATTGCCTATGGGGCGGTGGAGCCTGCTCTGCAGGCCAAGATTTCTGAGCTGAATCAGGGGGTTTTTCCGGGCTCTGAACTGCCGGTTTTGCGCGAGGTTTTGGCGGCGGCCGAACCCTCTCTTGAGCTGATTCAGCTTCGCAATGACCGTTTGGATTATGCAAAAACCTGTCAGCACTGGCGTTCCCGTCTCAGAGCTGCCAAAACCCGGATTGAGACTGAATACTGCCCCGAATGGTATAAAGCCTACCAGCACTATTTGATCGGTGCCGAAACCGGCTTTCGTTTGGGGCATCTGCACCTCTACCGGATCAGCTTTGAAAAGCCCAAACAGAAGTTTTAG
- a CDS encoding (2Fe-2S)-binding protein — MSENCCAPVQQSQRLCPSCGQKGKGVSLLTLNAQLLPQALGRLAQEAAAYFCSTPTCPCVYFNARQTFQSADLHQRVFQKDPSPQTLACYCLELSRANFQQQGPELQQQILSLTQAGGCDCERKNPQGSCCLGNIAKLLKTRAEKI, encoded by the coding sequence ATGTCTGAAAATTGCTGCGCCCCTGTTCAGCAGAGCCAGCGTCTCTGCCCAAGCTGTGGGCAAAAGGGAAAAGGGGTCTCTCTGCTAACCCTGAATGCTCAGTTACTGCCCCAGGCCCTGGGCCGGCTTGCCCAGGAAGCAGCCGCTTATTTTTGCAGCACGCCCACCTGCCCCTGCGTCTATTTCAATGCCCGGCAAACTTTTCAAAGCGCTGATCTGCACCAGCGTGTCTTTCAAAAAGATCCCAGCCCCCAGACCCTGGCCTGCTATTGTCTGGAATTGAGCCGTGCCAACTTTCAGCAGCAAGGCCCCGAACTCCAGCAGCAAATTCTGAGTTTGACCCAAGCCGGCGGGTGTGACTGCGAACGCAAGAATCCGCAGGGCTCCTGTTGTTTGGGCAATATTGCCAAACTCCTCAAAACAAGAGCAGAAAAAATATGA
- a CDS encoding SAM-dependent methyltransferase, translating to MPQNSVDHWDQTYANKASEKLGWYESHPDTSLKLIAQCQLPAEARILIAGAGTSTLLDALLAQGYQGLIATDLSPVALSQLQARLGPTAQKVTWVVEDLRSGQALAPYQHQIDLWQDRAVLHFLIEEAERAAYLKLLKELLKPGGFVILACFAPGTAEKCSGLPVRQYSAADLAQWLGPEFKGLDQREEVYTMPSGDTRLFTYVRFQRVSDHV from the coding sequence ATGCCCCAGAACAGCGTTGACCACTGGGATCAAACCTATGCCAACAAAGCCAGCGAAAAATTGGGCTGGTATGAATCCCACCCGGATACCAGCCTGAAGTTGATTGCCCAGTGCCAATTGCCTGCCGAAGCCCGTATCTTAATTGCTGGAGCGGGAACCAGCACCCTGCTCGACGCCCTCTTGGCGCAAGGTTATCAGGGGCTGATCGCCACAGATTTGAGCCCTGTGGCCCTGAGCCAATTGCAGGCACGTCTGGGGCCAACCGCACAAAAGGTCACCTGGGTGGTTGAAGATCTGCGTTCAGGCCAGGCCCTGGCGCCTTACCAGCACCAAATCGATCTCTGGCAGGATCGGGCCGTTTTGCATTTTCTGATCGAAGAAGCCGAGCGGGCCGCCTATCTCAAGCTCTTGAAAGAACTGCTGAAACCGGGTGGATTTGTGATACTCGCCTGCTTTGCCCCCGGTACAGCTGAAAAATGCAGTGGATTGCCCGTTCGCCAGTACAGCGCAGCGGATCTGGCCCAATGGCTGGGCCCTGAATTTAAAGGCCTGGATCAGCGTGAAGAGGTCTATACCATGCCCTCAGGGGATACCCGTCTCTTTACCTATGTCCGTTTTCAAAGAGTCTCAGACCATGTCTGA
- a CDS encoding D-alanine--D-alanine ligase, with translation MTRKIQLGILFGGRSAEHEVSLQSARNIIEALDKDKYDLTLIGIDKQGGWYLNETSRFLLEAQQPALLKLNEAGPALALVPGAEGHQLVRTGDMSSLPALDVAFPVLHGTYGEDGAVQGLLKMAGIPCVGSGILGSAVGMDKDVMKRLLREAGIPTPRFCVLHAAQREQIQLEAVLEALGGFPLFVKPANLGSSVGIHKVKSAADWEPALADAFSFDTKLVIEEGLICREIECSVLGNQQPRASLPGEVIVQAEFYSYEAKYISEDAARLEIPARLPEAQIAEIQALAVQTFRVLNCEGLARVDFFLTPEGQVYVNEVNTLPGFTRISMYPKLWEASGLSYRELLDQLIALALERAAQERKLRTSYLDS, from the coding sequence ATGACCCGCAAGATTCAGCTTGGTATTCTCTTTGGTGGCCGTTCGGCCGAACATGAAGTTTCACTTCAATCTGCCCGCAATATTATTGAGGCCCTCGACAAGGACAAATACGATCTCACTTTGATCGGCATTGACAAGCAGGGGGGCTGGTATCTGAATGAAACCTCCCGTTTCCTGCTTGAAGCCCAGCAGCCCGCGCTTTTGAAATTGAATGAAGCGGGGCCTGCCCTGGCGTTGGTTCCGGGGGCTGAAGGCCATCAATTGGTGCGCACGGGGGATATGAGCAGTTTACCCGCCCTGGATGTGGCTTTTCCTGTGCTGCATGGCACCTACGGTGAAGATGGTGCCGTTCAGGGTTTGCTGAAAATGGCAGGCATTCCCTGTGTGGGCAGCGGCATTCTGGGCTCTGCTGTGGGCATGGACAAAGATGTCATGAAACGCTTGCTGCGCGAAGCCGGTATTCCCACACCGCGTTTTTGTGTTTTACATGCTGCGCAGCGTGAACAGATTCAGCTGGAAGCCGTGCTGGAGGCTTTGGGTGGGTTCCCGCTCTTTGTCAAACCTGCCAATCTGGGCTCGTCGGTGGGCATTCACAAGGTGAAGTCAGCCGCTGACTGGGAGCCTGCCTTGGCAGATGCCTTCAGTTTCGATACCAAATTGGTGATTGAAGAGGGCTTAATCTGCCGTGAAATCGAATGCTCTGTTTTGGGCAATCAGCAGCCACGGGCTTCCTTGCCCGGAGAAGTGATTGTGCAAGCTGAATTTTACAGCTATGAAGCCAAATATATTTCTGAAGACGCCGCCCGGCTTGAAATTCCAGCCCGTTTGCCTGAAGCGCAGATTGCCGAAATTCAGGCCCTGGCGGTGCAAACTTTTCGGGTTCTGAACTGCGAAGGCCTGGCCCGTGTGGATTTTTTCCTGACCCCTGAAGGACAGGTCTATGTCAATGAAGTCAATACCCTGCCTGGTTTTACGCGAATCAGCATGTATCCCAAGCTTTGGGAAGCCAGTGGTCTCTCCTACCGCGAACTGCTGGATCAGCTGATTGCCCTGGCGCTGGAACGTGCGGCCCAGGAACGCAAACTGCGCACCAGCTATCTGGATTCATGA
- a CDS encoding F0F1 ATP synthase subunit A (produces ATP from ADP in the presence of a proton gradient across the membrane; subunit A is part of the membrane proton channel F0), with amino-acid sequence MNIQEVFPQELWNGGTVQFGPLRLELVITDVVPTTLLISVLLILAAWGLTRRLSLEKPGPAQLLVETLLVAMARTVRDFSGMAIRPFFALVATLWIFIGAANLFGTLPFFGTPTRDLGTVVALSTISFGSSYYFGLRFQGPAFLKRFLEPYPFLLPLNLIGELGRILSLTFRLFGNMLGWELIIAILVMLTGVLVPVPMMLFNTVGNLIQAYLFGILSLVYIVSGLQIENLQAPLNEKENWYED; translated from the coding sequence ATGAATATTCAGGAAGTGTTTCCTCAGGAGCTTTGGAATGGCGGCACGGTTCAATTCGGGCCTCTGCGTCTGGAGTTGGTGATCACCGATGTGGTTCCCACCACCCTGCTGATCTCTGTTTTACTGATCCTGGCTGCTTGGGGCCTTACCCGCCGACTTTCGCTTGAAAAACCAGGCCCCGCGCAATTGCTCGTGGAAACCTTGCTGGTTGCCATGGCCCGGACGGTGCGTGATTTTTCAGGCATGGCGATTCGCCCCTTTTTCGCCTTGGTGGCCACCCTTTGGATATTTATTGGGGCCGCGAATTTATTTGGCACCCTGCCCTTCTTTGGTACGCCCACCCGCGATCTGGGAACCGTGGTTGCACTGTCTACGATCAGCTTCGGTTCCAGTTATTATTTTGGTTTGCGTTTTCAGGGGCCTGCTTTTTTGAAACGCTTTTTGGAGCCCTACCCCTTTCTCCTGCCTTTGAATCTGATTGGCGAGTTGGGGCGCATTCTTTCGCTGACCTTTCGTCTCTTTGGCAATATGCTGGGTTGGGAGCTGATCATTGCGATCCTGGTGATGCTGACAGGGGTGCTGGTGCCCGTGCCGATGATGCTCTTTAATACGGTGGGCAATCTGATTCAGGCCTATCTCTTTGGTATTTTGAGTCTGGTGTATATTGTTTCGGGTTTGCAGATCGAAAATCTGCAGGCCCCTTTGAACGAAAAAGAAAATTGGTATGAAGACTGA
- a CDS encoding DNA polymerase III subunit epsilon translates to MNLDFHPTHQVVILDFETTGVSPTQGDRAIEIGAVRLRQGKIAERFQSLINPGFRISRFIEDYTGISNAMLKEAPAPEQVMLDFVKFLGSDGLIAHNASFDQRFLEAELARLKRPLPNAFACSMLLARRVFPEAPNHKLGSLVDFLQLPHEGTFHRALADAEMTAHLWLKMMRSLENEFPQTELSFDLIQRLSKTDRSQLKRLMQAHAAKGLF, encoded by the coding sequence ATGAACCTCGATTTTCACCCCACCCACCAGGTCGTGATTCTCGATTTTGAGACCACGGGCGTTTCCCCCACCCAAGGCGATCGTGCAATTGAAATCGGGGCTGTGCGCCTGCGCCAGGGCAAAATAGCGGAGCGCTTTCAAAGCTTGATCAACCCAGGCTTTCGCATTTCACGTTTTATTGAAGACTATACCGGCATCAGCAATGCCATGCTCAAAGAAGCCCCGGCCCCAGAGCAGGTCATGCTGGATTTTGTCAAATTTTTAGGTTCAGATGGGCTGATTGCCCACAATGCGTCTTTTGATCAGCGTTTTCTGGAAGCAGAACTGGCCCGCCTGAAACGCCCTTTGCCCAATGCCTTTGCCTGCAGCATGCTCCTGGCCCGACGCGTTTTTCCTGAGGCCCCCAATCACAAATTGGGAAGTTTGGTGGATTTTCTGCAATTGCCCCATGAGGGTACCTTTCACCGGGCCCTGGCCGATGCCGAAATGACCGCGCATCTTTGGCTCAAAATGATGCGCAGTTTAGAAAATGAGTTTCCGCAAACGGAACTCAGCTTTGACCTGATTCAGCGCCTGAGCAAAACAGACCGCAGCCAGCTGAAGCGCTTGATGCAAGCCCACGCTGCCAAGGGACTGTTTTAA